ATTATTCCTGGATTACGGGACCGCGGTGCTTGTATTTTCAGAATACAGGAAGATTTACGAGGCCAACGAGGGAATTAATATCGAAACTAATTTCCAAGGAGTATCGGTCACGAAGAGGTTAAGAAAACCGGAAGGGAAATACGCTGCGGGAAAGTTGATTATTCCTGTTTGAGTTGCCGCGTGAATCCTCTCCTCTCGTTACACTTGgcaagttttattaaaaagaatggcAATTTGCAGAGATCGTTTTACCAGCCgcattttttctttatgaGGCTCTATTAAGAGGAAAGTAATTAATGGATCGCTTCGTAGCACTTCTCgtttatgtattttaataaaggCTTCGACGAACGATTCATGCGATCTTTTATTGTTCGatcaattttcatattttctatGGTTCGTTTACGGAAGATAAGAACGAGGCATCCCAATTGTTACGGCCCTGGCAGCTATTTTTACCATCGTCCGCGCGTTATTTATAACAACAGACTTATTTCACCGTCGACACGACTTCTATCTGTCGTGTTCAGCATCGGACCTTTGCATTCACCCAAGAAACATGTTGTAAAAATGTTTggataaatttttttttgacAGAAGAAATGAAACCTTATGAAAAATTCTTCTATTACAAAGAGATAAAGGAAAATGTAGTAGATTTAAAAGGACTAGTATAGAATGGAggcatttaatatttttattaatattttataattacctATTGATCTTGTTGCTGCTTAAAATTACTTAATTCCACCAGGTAAACTTCCAATCGACTTTGTCAGTGTATTAGTACGATGATAACGTTAccgaaaatattaattttcttcttcctttaattattcgattatattaaatttatggCGACGGTCACCAGTAACCCCAACACAGCAGTCGGTTAATTATTGTAAAAGCTTTGAAACAAAGGGGTCAGGGATTGAGCTTTTGCCGTGTTGTATCGCTAATTACAATCGAGTCTCAAATATTTCCCTCAAACAGAGAGGTGGTAGTTTTAATTAACAGCTAGTGACACGTGCACGTTGATTATTACTTTCATCAGCGGATCCCTTTTGTTGATCGTTACCGTATTAAACGATTTAACGTCTGCTCTTTTATTTCCCATGATTTATATATTACCAAGCGCTAATTACATTAGCATCACGGGAAACAGATGCTGAAGgtgataaattaataatcggTCGCACAATTTTTCATACAAATATACGAGGAATATCATTTGTCAGGATTGTCAGCAGGTCTTTCGAAGTTGTTCATTTCCTGCAAACGTTCTCATCGatatgattaattaatatatctgaagaaaagataattaaaatcgTGTCCATAATTCGTTATGTTATTTCCATTGTTCATCTTTCTATATGAATCTGCATATATAGAAATTCATTAACAGTATTTGTTAATGAAGGTTCATATAATTAAAAAGGTTCATcaagtattttattaatttctcaatatttgaaaaattaatttcaatgaaagatTGACTGCAGTATTGATAATATTTgttcttataaaatatttcaagctGAGCTTTGCAAGCTGAGGGACAAACGTCATTGGTCATTCATTTGACTTAGGAATCTTCTAATTGTCAATAACGTCGAAACATAATTATGTGGTTGTCGCAAATTGACAAGCCAATAATCATCAATCGAGTGACATGCGATATCGAGTTGAACATGTACTCGCGTAACCAGTTACATCGCGATTTCATTGACCCATCAATTCAATATCCGATCGCatccaatttttcatttattaatcacGATGTCAAATCGTCCATTCGTTAACAATtcccatttttctttttcaacagGAAGACATGGAGTTGTTGCCACACGAGGCGGAAGGCATTCGGACTACCGAGATCCGGCCGTAAGTTAAAAACTTTCAGCATAGATTTTTCTTGTTCAAACATCATCGAGATAAGCATCCCACGTTGCTATTGTTTATTTACACAGCTCGATGATCGGAGTAGCACCACTCCGGGTATAAATCGTGTCCGTTTAGGTTTTACATTCACGAACGTCGAAACGGATCGGCTAGAAAAATGTCggtttaaaaaaaagttgCTGTTGTTCTGCACGCGTTACCCGTGAATCCGATCTCGAAATAGTTTAATGATCGCTGGTCCGTAATTTTAGTCCAAGGTGTAGGTTGAATGACGCAAATCGAGACCGTCAAGAAAACTCGAAAACGCAGTGGACATTCGACACTTTCGCCGGTACTTTTTTCCCTTATGTAACACAAAAGCCTTTATTCGAGaaaacgatgaaacttttGAAAATTCTACGATTTTATTTCGAGTACTTGCAAACTGAATCGTGCCAATGTGttctataaataataatataatttcaaaattatagcAGAAATATTTTGTACTTGGCAAAACCCTGACGCAGTGATATATCTTTCCTTGCACGTGCGCAAAAACTGAagtgtataaaaattgatgaTGAAAAATACAGAACGAGAAAAGTTGGACGTTTCCCGATggaagaaattgaaacgatCTTGTGTGTATCGAAATTGCAGGGAGGTGGTGAGGTCCATGGAGCGTCTGTACGCTGTGCCATCGGAAAAGCTGCGAGTTTGGTCGATTTGGCTGACGAAAATCGTTGAAATTGCCGACCAATGGCAAAAGTGGTTACGTGCTCACATCGATTTCACTATAAGGCTCTCAGACCGCTTGTACGCGGCCGAGATGGCCGTAAGGCGGTCGAAAATGGTAAGTTCTATTTCGTGTAACGACCAGCTACAGGCTGACCCGTTATTAGATATTTATGTCAAACAACGTGCTGGGGGTTAGGAAGGGAACGTGAAAAATTAAGGCCATTACAGAAAGTGGGACCTTCGTTCTCTAATTAATAAGTTCGTGGGGTGCGGTTATTTAGgatgaaattatattacagTGAAAGCGTATTTAATGCACGTTAAATTGTCGTTTATTGGAGACCTGGTGCGCTGTAATGGTAGAGTAACATGATATAAAGGCTACCAGGTACTCAGGTAAAAATATATGGAATTTGTGCGCTCGTTGGCTGgacctctttttttttaaagcgCTGCAAACTCCCTTTTAGATTAATTCCCTTCTGATTAAAATCGGGGAGAAACTAATTAAGTATTTCAAATTGCAGTGTGTTCGAACGATGACTATTGGAAtattattctaaaaattttagGTAGGTCTATTAGGAATTTACTACAAGGCACGATTGGCCCATTCCAATATTGCTTTCCAATAATTTTGAACGGTTAGAGATAACGTTCGACGGTCTACCGTGTATGCGAAGCTCTCCTCGAGCGAATAGAAGACTGTTTTCGCAGCCGTACCGTAGGAGCATCATTAAAACAAAGGCTCCCTAACAATGTGTCTGCGATACGCGTTACGAGCTCGTGTAAATATCTTACGCTCGTAAAATCGTATCTATCAGAACGGCACTGCTTCGTCGGTAGACATGAAATTTCAATGTAAATTACAGGTTTACCTGTCGTGTTCCCATTCAAACGGCTGCCTGACGAGATGACAATCGTGAACGCGATGTTCCTCGGTGAAATTGACACAAAGCACGCGGAAGTTTGTCACTATAGCGATCGACATTACTAAATTTCGTATAAACTCGTATTTTTGCAATAAGAGAAAGAGTTTCTTTGAAATTGATGCTCGTCAGATGTTGGTCTTGATGAATGTAAATTTCACTCTTTAAGGTTTCAATTTTCTTAGCATTTAGTGGCTTCCCTGCTCGTTGCTTTTCATATTCAATAAACTGTTTCAATCTTCTCATTACTATAGAAATTGCAACGAATTTTGCTTTGAAATTAATAAGCATCCTGTCGCAACGAGCATCGGTAACCGGTGGCATAAATTGAAAGCAGGGAAAGGACGGGACTTAATTAAAagcagaaagaagaaagaactAGTATTACcctaataatatttaaatatttaagaaaggaaaaaagtttTAATACCATTGATTGTTCTTACACCGATATTTCTTAACAAtccttaattaaattttttaccGCGTCTGACCATGCACGTTCATTATCACTGTGACAGTCCTTCCAGTGTCGCGCCATATACGAATTTTTCTACTTCGTCAGAGACACCTTAAcgatttcaaaatattatgaGAACAGAGTCGGCgttgtttttcaattttctctggtatggggggaaaaaaatttaattttccctCGGATCTAGATAGTCGTGGCAGTTCTAAACAACCGAAACTTAATTTCTCCGAGCGTCCTTGCCAGCATGTTCTAGCTGAAACACAGGGGAATGATTTACTGGGGTCGCTGGGAATAGCCGCGTTTCTCAGCATCCAGTTGGTTAACCTTGAACACGGTGAACTCGAAGCCAGTGTGTTTCGTTGTCTCAGAGCCCAGCTCAGGTGTTGGCCGCGCTTTTTCAGTCTACCGAGAGATTTATACGCAAGGCTACATGCTTCAGCGACGCGAGGGAATGGTTTAAATCTCTTCTCCTCTCCCTCGCTCTGCTGAGTGACTGGGTGAACGAGAATCACGGTGAAGAAGAGAGATAAAAAAAAGCGTCGCGGCGAAAGCGTCACCCGCACATGTTGCTTCGTGATTTCGCGAGACTGCTCGACCTTCGGTCGAAAGTTATTCGAAGCGATGCGACGGTTAGATCAATCGATCAATTCTAATATATTTACTTCGATGCAACACGCCACCCTCTGTTTAATAAAAGGTGGAGGCTTGAATAATTCAAGGTTACGATGGCTATATTAAAAACGTCGTAGATCAACGAGACATCCTGGAGACCTAGAGCATGATGAAAAAGGGTTCAGAATTTGGAGGGTAGATAGCcgaataaattcattttacatACTTTCTTATACAGAATGTCTGAGAGAATCGATCTACGtgaaaaaaattccaaaaattcgTTTTTTAAAAAAGTGCATGTGCATCGGATAAGTGCATCGCTACATTTGATTTGAGATATCTCGCAAACTATTCTATTTCCAACATTTTACCCTAATACTTTCTTATACAGAATCACTAAAAGAATCGATCTACGTgaataaaattccaaaaattcgtttttaaaaaaagtgcATGTGCATCAGGTAAGTGCATCACTGCGTTTAATTTAACATATCTCTCAAACTATTATGTTCCCAACATTTTACCCTAATACTTTCTTATACAGAATGTCTAAAAGAATCGATCTAagtgaaaaaatttcaaaaattcgtTTTTGAAAAAAGTGCATGTGCATCGAATAAGTGCATCGCTGCATTTGATTTGAGATATCTTTCAAACTATTCTACTTCCAACATTTTACCCTAAtacgtattttatttaataatgtttTCAAAGACATAAACGGTGAACAATTAGGAAATGGATTCTAATCAGTAGAACGTGTTCCCCGGCTAATCCGAAGCTGTCATCTTGCCGATTTATACGCTTTGAACAACGACTGCAGGCTCACGTTCCTCTCGTCCTCCGGCAGTCATCGCGGAAGATAAGCGGCGCtggtttaattttaattttaatatgcatTAATCGCACGACTTTCTGTTTGCGCTGGCCAAACTTTCCCATGAATCGCGGTGCATAAAGGACGAACTACCAGCCGATCCCCGTGTACTTTTCACTTATTTTCTTCTTGGAAACTGTTATAAATCACCCTTTACAAATTTTGCGCTTCGTGTACTTTGATAGTGACAGAATCCTATGAAACCAGCGAAATCTTTTGTGCTTGAGGttaaagaaagagaaatatttttagaaaacgTTAAACGTTTAAAATATACACGATGCGAAAACACAGGTgtattttttgcaaaaatatttacCACGTAAAGCCAGAAATATGTTGTTGTTCTCGAGTACACATATATGTCTGTACGTTGTCGGTTCCTCGCTGGTTTATATTCTTTCTAATATATCCATTGTACagatttcattgaattttcgGTTCCCAGGAAATAGTGGAGTTGAGGAAAATCTCTAGCAAGGTGGGACAAGCAGATGAGGAGGAAATGAAGTATCTCTACGAGACTGGCGACTCCATTCAAGGTGAGATGagaataatttaatcaaaCGATGCTCACCCGAGTTCCCTCGCAATGTTCGAGTTCCCTTTTCCCCCCCGTGGATCCGGTGAAAGAGATAAATTGAAGGGAGGGGTGGCTGTGGCAAACAGTAATTTTGGTAGAAGCGGTATTATAGCGGCCGGTATCGCACTTATCACAAAATAAATCTAAAAGTATGGGTATTGTCCTCGCGCCGGCGCCGGCATCACGTAGTGCTTTTACGTTGCCCTAAACAGATTTTACGACGTCACGAAGATACACTTTGGTAAAGTCGTATCTGGTTTCGCCACACCGAAGGCAGCAGCCTTATCCTCGAATTTCCCGCGTTTAATAAGTAATTGTAAGACTTCGCGTTATTACACTGTAAATCCAGCCAGTTGGAATGAACCGCCACCGCCAATAAACCGATTCCAAGGAACAGGGAAaactttttccttcttcttttccccATCTCGCTGATATTATCGAACTTCTGTTGTGCCGTTCTGCATCGAGAACGGAAGATATTTCTGCACGTAATTTCGAATAAAGTCATCCAGTGCTCTAGGTCTGGGTTAATTCAAAATAAAGATAATTCCAGCAGGAGAGGATGGTTCCATATACGAGGAGGCAATCGATATGCAAGAAGAAGAGCAGAGATCCTCGAAACGTACATTGGACAGAACATCAACGAGACCGGAGGTCGCGTTAACAACAGCAGCATCCAGCGTCACGTTGACACCATCGACGGCTACCATAAAAGAAGTATCAAGCATGTCGTTGCAACCATCGCAGGTCACTATAGTACGAGTACAATCGGCTGCATCGAGACAAGCCTCGAGGACTTCTGTAAAATCAGCACCGTCGGCTACGTCGAGACAAGCATCGAAGACTACTGTAAAATTATCGCAGTCGGCTACGTCGGGAAAAGCATCGAAGACTTCTGTGAAATCAGCACGGTCGTCAACGTCGAAACAGGGCTCGAAGATTAGTATAAAATCAGCACAGTCGGGAAAAGGATCGAGGTCTTCTATAAAATCAGCACTGTCGGCTTTTTCGAGACGAGTCTCGAAGGCTACTTTAAAATCAGCACGGTCGATGGCTAGCGTAAAATCAGGTAAAATAAATCCTAAGCAAAACTCGAGTGGATCCATATGGGTATTAGCAGATAATCAATTTGTTATCGAGGAGCTAAAATCGACGAGCAGCTTAGGACCTGGCCGATCGGAACTCCATGGGAACATTTGGGTCTGGAGGATGCGTGCGAGGAGGAGGAATACGAAGTAAGAACCTTTCGTTTTCCACTTACGAAAATTTACAATGTTTTCTAAACTCCACTCGTCCTGTTCCACGATCTTGTACGAATCGGTTCAATTTTATTACCAGAAGCCTGTTGGAAAGTTTCTACAGCTCTTCCCACGGTTCTCCTGTAACTTTTCAACTTTCGCCTTCGCGCGACCGTAAAAACAAAGAGTTTTCTTTGCAGAAACTGCCGCTACCGAGTAACGAGCAGGAGATGAGGGAGTTCCTGAAGAAGTTTACGCACCAGGCGACCATCTACAGGTCGTATTACAAGCACTGGAAGGAGACAGCGGATCGGGTAAAGATTTTTAGGCACCGACTCGACCCTCTGCCCTTTGGGGGACACCGACGATCTTTTTAAAACTCGACAATTGCAGGCGACAAAGGAAATTGGAGGTAGACTCGTACTTGCCACCTTCCAAGTGCAAGGGAAGGACCAGACAGGGCGAACAAAGAGGCCTGTTCGTCCGAAGCCATGCGGCAATGTATCAAAAAGGAAACTCGTGAAATCGAAAGACCAGCAAGTTAACACGTCGGATCTGAGCGTGAAAGCTAGCATTGCCTCGTTGAAATCAGGAAAGCGTTCTACTGTGACTATTAAAGAGAAATCACAAGAGGTAACAGTAGCTTTGTTAAGGGTTTATTTTCGTGATTTTTCGTCCTTCGATTTTCGCGATCtggttaataaaaaagaaaatgatttagAGCTGTGCTGTTACCAAGAAtccgtccggaaggtcggcgacgcacggtaccGTGTCTTATTTTAAGTTCCCGTGTCCAGAAGTTCCTAATGTAATTTCCTCTTCCTGTTTACATTTTCGTCAAAATACCATCCGTTTCGAAAACTTTCGGATAGGAGAAACAGAAAAAGCTAAGGGATCCCTGTTATTTTCttgtttgttattttattcacTTTGTCTCCGACCGTGTTTCAAAGTATTCCCGACTTTGATCGTCCTAAATTCTTTCTCCCCAATTTATTATATCGTTCAGCTGGTGGCCCAAAGTTTCTGACGTTTGATTTCCAACCACTTCTTGCCTCGTTTTCGAGTTCCATTAAGAGAAAAATGGTACTAGAGATGTTTTTTGCTTCACGAAATAGAAACAGTTGGCGATTGCCAGAAATAGAGAGATCACGTCGTACGGAATTACAAGATATCCGATGACACAAAACGTTTTCAACCGGCAAGAAGTTCTCGTAACAATTTTTATCTGTCGCTCAATAAATGGTAAAGCAAGCCGACCTTTCGTTAGACGAACGAATACGCCTTTCTCTTATTTACGAACGAAGGCCCGCAATCTGTGGCTCGTTAAAAGAGCGATTCGTTTCATCGCGAGGCTACGAAGAAAGAAGATCTTCAATCGACAGCCTGCCAACTAGTTCGCGTAATTAAGCATCCTTAATGAATCTCAGCCTTGGAAATCTTTTTTCGGCGTCGATGTTACGTTAACACGGTTAAAGACCGTCTGATAAATATCGGATAAACGTTTcatattttctgaaatttttctcCTCCGTTCGTCGATCGTCAACGTTAATAATGGCCATCATTATCCGGCAAAAAGTCTGTTACGATAAACGATCCAGATGcttctctctctcgttctctCCTTGAATGATTTCGATCTTCCTGGAATCCAACCAGTGTCTAAAGGTCTGCGAGTACAGTCGATTTATCCTTGTCGTCGTCATTAAGAGCCATTTAACTCTTGGTTATACGTCTCTTCGCTCGATATCGACGTATCACCAGTAGCCAAGACTGATGTAACTTTCGATTGATATCGAGAGTGAAGATTAACGAGCGGCAAGGATCTtcgttatttaaaaattagtttgtttgaaatttaacaCCATGAATGTCACGCCATTCACCGGTTCGTAATTAACCATTGAAATCAATTTGTCGGCTTGAAAATTTAAAGGACTTCAACTCCTTTAGAtttaattcctttcttttctgtaAGAAAATTTTCGTTTTTGCAGCGACTGAACAAAGAAAGCCAGAAATCCATAGAGGTGCCCGATTGGGTCAGGGAGTGTGCACGCGCGTTGGAACCCATACCTTATCTCTTTTACGTGAGAACGGAACCGGACATCGACATAGCTATAGAGCACGATGACGAAGAAGTAATTCTGGTGGACCTGGATCGCGAGGGGGTGATTGCACAGAGCAGACGTGTCTTCTTCAATCTCACGGATAAACCGTGCAAAGGAGGGAAGCCATGGATATAGAGAGCAATAGAACTTGATCAATATTTCAGGACACTAATTACAGTACAATAATAACAATGCCAAGTAAATAGAGCAGTTGGTAAAGTTGTTGTTTACAGCGAAATTTCCGGGTGTTTCGTGAAGTTTTAATCGAGCCGGATCCATTAGAAAGGTAAGTTGGAAATAATGCATACGGTAATCGAGTACTATTTTCGTTTTAACTCGAATAAAATTGCGCTAAAAGTAACGAACCGACGGCGTATTAAAATGTAACGAACGAATATTGAATCGGGGCAAATATTTAGCAGATGTTGTAGAAATAATTTAGCTGCTTCTACGTGGAACGAATAACGAAAAAGGAGGTATTTTTTACTTAAGAGAAATGATCAAGTAACAAGATGAAAGGGATATACTtttaatcacagcaggtaagaGGATCCTGGTCGCATAATCACCCAGGACGAAATGATGTTCCAGTTCTCTGGACATCGGCAAACACGAGGACGAGGCTTTGATCTTGCATAATAAGCTGTTGATCGTAGATCCGACGATCTCTCGCGTTAGACGAGCCTGACAGGTAACGTCGTCTTTGATGTCGAATCCAGATATTACAGAGAATCTGGATACGAGCGAGGAAATTTGAAAGACAGTGAATCCGACTCCGACGGATCGTTTCGTATTTTATGTTTTCATATTCGTCAGGATGAATTTTACTGCGAGACCCCGCGCGAAGAATCGTAACTGAAAATCTGCCGGACGATTCACTGTCTCGCGTCGACGATAACCCGGATACTCGTTATTTGCCTCGAACGTAACGTTGTTATCGGATTACAATCGCAGGCTGAAGTCGACGATTCGCGACACGAGCCCCGAAGTGCTCGTACAACAAATTTTATCACCTGGGCGCGTCGAACGGATCGTTAGAAAAAAGTTGGGCGAGCTTTTTATCGGTAACTTTCTTAGTTAGGTAGTCTTCCTTGTAGTTAACTTTAAGCAGACGCTTCTTTtctatattttgaaaaataagacTGAAAAAAGGGCGAACTTAAATTCAAACTTATTAGATTAACGCACAGCTGAGTTCACCATTCGAGGATTAAGTTTACCAGAAATTTCGATGCA
The sequence above is drawn from the Osmia bicornis bicornis chromosome 14, iOsmBic2.1, whole genome shotgun sequence genome and encodes:
- the LOC114872721 gene encoding uncharacterized protein LOC114872721 isoform X3 yields the protein MMKNTEREKLDVSRWKKLKRSCVYRNCREVVRSMERLYAVPSEKLRVWSIWLTKIVEIADQWQKWLRAHIDFTIRLSDRLYAAEMAVRRSKMEIVELRKISSKVGQADEEEMKYLYETGDSIQAGEDGSIYEEAIDMQEEEQRSSKRTLDRTSTRPEVALTTAASSVTLTPSTATIKEVSSMSLQPSQVTIVRVQSAASRQASRTSVKSAPSATSRQASKTTVKLSQSATSGKASKTSVKSARSSTSKQGSKISIKSAQSGKGSRSSIKSALSAFSRRVSKATLKSARSMASVKSAKIDEQLRTWPIGTPWEHLGLEDACEEEEYEKLPLPSNEQEMREFLKKFTHQATIYRSYYKHWKETADRATKEIGGRLVLATFQVQGKDQTGRTKRPVRPKPCGNVSKRKLVKSKDQQVNTSDLSVKASIASLKSGKRSTVTIKEKSQERLNKESQKSIEVPDWVRECARALEPIPYLFYVRTEPDIDIAIEHDDEEVILVDLDREGVIAQSRRVFFNLTDKPCKGGKPWI
- the LOC114872721 gene encoding uncharacterized protein LOC114872721 isoform X1; the encoded protein is MMKNTEREKLDVSRWKKLKRSCVYRNCREVVRSMERLYAVPSEKLRVWSIWLTKIVEIADQWQKWLRAHIDFTIRLSDRLYAAEMAVRRSKMEIVELRKISSKVGQADEEEMKYLYETGDSIQAGEDGSIYEEAIDMQEEEQRSSKRTLDRTSTRPEVALTTAASSVTLTPSTATIKEVSSMSLQPSQVTIVRVQSAASRQASRTSVKSAPSATSRQASKTTVKLSQSATSGKASKTSVKSARSSTSKQGSKISIKSAQSGKGSRSSIKSALSAFSRRVSKATLKSARSMASVKSGAKIDEQLRTWPIGTPWEHLGLEDACEEEEYEKLPLPSNEQEMREFLKKFTHQATIYRSYYKHWKETADRATKEIGGRLVLATFQVQGKDQTGRTKRPVRPKPCGNVSKRKLVKSKDQQVNTSDLSVKASIASLKSGKRSTVTIKEKSQERLNKESQKSIEVPDWVRECARALEPIPYLFYVRTEPDIDIAIEHDDEEVILVDLDREGVIAQSRRVFFNLTDKPCKGGKPWI
- the LOC114872721 gene encoding uncharacterized protein LOC114872721 isoform X2, translated to MMKNTEREKLDVSRWKKLKRSCVYRNCREVVRSMERLYAVPSEKLRVWSIWLTKIVEIADQWQKWLRAHIDFTIRLSDRLYAAEMAVRRSKMEIVELRKISSKVGQADEEEMKYLYETGDSIQGEDGSIYEEAIDMQEEEQRSSKRTLDRTSTRPEVALTTAASSVTLTPSTATIKEVSSMSLQPSQVTIVRVQSAASRQASRTSVKSAPSATSRQASKTTVKLSQSATSGKASKTSVKSARSSTSKQGSKISIKSAQSGKGSRSSIKSALSAFSRRVSKATLKSARSMASVKSGAKIDEQLRTWPIGTPWEHLGLEDACEEEEYEKLPLPSNEQEMREFLKKFTHQATIYRSYYKHWKETADRATKEIGGRLVLATFQVQGKDQTGRTKRPVRPKPCGNVSKRKLVKSKDQQVNTSDLSVKASIASLKSGKRSTVTIKEKSQERLNKESQKSIEVPDWVRECARALEPIPYLFYVRTEPDIDIAIEHDDEEVILVDLDREGVIAQSRRVFFNLTDKPCKGGKPWI